The Couchioplanes caeruleus nucleotide sequence TCAACCAGCGCTCGGACGTGTGCGCGGTGCCGGCGGGCGCGGTGGTCGCCGAGGCGATGGTGGCGCTGGTGCTGGCCGAGGCCGCCACGGAGAAGTTCGGCGGCGACTCGGTGGCGGAGATCCGCCGCAACCTCGCCGGGTACCTCGACTCCCTGCTGATCCGCTGATGGCGCCCGCCGCGGTGTTCGTCGGCCCGCCGGGTGCCGGCAAGACGACGGTCGGGCAGGCCGTGGCCGCGCTGCTCGGCGTGGGGTTCGCCGACACCGACCACCTGGTGGAGGAGAAGGCGGGCAAGCCCATCCCGGAGATCTTCATCGACGACGGCGAGCCGGAGTTCCGCCGCCTCGAGCGGGAGGCGATCGCCGGGTCGCTGACCTCGTTCGGCGGGGTGCTGGCGCTCGGCGGCGGCGCGATCATGGACGAGGGCACCCGGGACGCCCTGCGCGGGCACACGGTCGTGTACCTGTCGGTCGAGCTGTCCGATGCGGTGAAGCGGGTCGGGCTGGGCGCGGGCCGGCCGCTGCTGAGCGTGAACCCGCGGGCGACGCTGAAGTACCTGATGGATCAACGCCGCCCGCTGTACGCCTCGGTCGCCACGCACACCGTGCCGACCGACGGGCGTGCGCCGGAGGAGATCGCCGCGGAGCTAGCCGGCCTGCTCGAGGTGGCCCGCTAGCGCCTCCGGCTCGCTGAGCATCGGCCAGTGCCCGGTCGGCAGGCCGACCACGTCCGCCTCGGTCAGCTCGGCGAAGAACGGGTGCCCGGCCGCTGCCATCTCGCGTACCTGCTCGAGCGGGAACGTGCAGGCGATCAGCGTCGTCGGCAGGTCCTTCGAGGTGGCGTGCTCGCCGAGGGGCTGGCGTACGGACGCGGCCGGGTGCGGGGTGCTGAGCCGCCGGAGCCGGTCGAGCGCCGCGTCGCCGAGTCCCGCGAGCAGCACGGGGTCCGCGCCGGCGTCCCAGTCGCGCGGTGGGACGGCGTTGCCCTCGGCGGTGCCTCCGGAGACGGACAGCTGGGAGGTGCCCTCGGGGAGCGGGCCGCTGTCCACGTACACGATGTGCCTGATCCGGTCGCGGACCCGCAGCGCGGCCGCGCTGACCGGCATGCCGCCGTAGCTGTGCCCGACGAGCACGACGTCGCGCAGATCCTCCGCCTCGATCAGCCGGACCACGTCCTCGGTGTGCAGGTCCAGGTCCGTGCCGGGCCCCAGCAGGTGGGCGCGGTCGGCCACGCCGGTCAGCGTCACCGGGTACACCTCGTGACCCCGGGCGCGCAGCGCGGCCGTCACGTCGCGCCAGGCCCAGGCGCCGATCCACATCCCCGGAACCAGTACGTATGTCGTCATGCGGCCGACGCTACGACCAATACCGGACCGTTCCCGCCCGCATTGGGCGGAGAATGGCCGGCATGCCGCATCCCGCCTCCCGAGTGCTCGCCATGCTGGAGCTCCTCCAGGCCCACCGCCGGATGACCGGCCGCGACCTGGCCGCCCGGCTGGGCGTCGACGAACGCACGGTGCGCCGGTACGCGGCCACGCTCGACGACCTGGGCATCCCGGTGACCGCGGACCGTGGCCGCTACGGCGGCTACCGCCTGTTGCCGGGGTTCAAGCTGCCGCCGCTGATGCTGACCGACGAGGAGGCCGTCGCCGTGGTGCTCGGCCTCGTCGCGGCCGGCCGGCTCGGGCTGACGACCGGCAGTCCCGCCGCGGCCACGGCCGAAGCGAAGATCACCCGGGTGCTGCCCCCGGCCCTGGCCGAGCGCCTCGCCGCTCTGCGCGCCAGCCTGGGCCTCACGCTGAGGGCGCCCCGCGACCCCGCCGCGGACCCGGGGACGGACCTGCTGCTGGCCCTCGGCGCCGCGACCCGTGCCCGGCAGGTGATCGCCCTGACGTACCGGTCCGGCCCCCGCCGCGTGGACCCGTACGGGCTGGTGTTCCACTCCGGACGGTGGTACCTCGTCGCGCATGATCACCACCACGGGGACGTGCGCTCGTTCCGCCTCGACCGGATCGCCGCCGTGGAGCCGGCCGGCGAGTCGTTCGAGGCGCCGCCGGACTTCGACGCCGTCGCGCACGTCACCCGCCAGTGGGCCGGCCTGCCGTGGCGGTGGGAGGTGGAGGTGCTGCTCGAGGCCGAGATCGCCGAGGTGCGGCGGCGGGTGCCGGCGGCGGTCGCCGAGATCACCGAGGACCCGCGCGGCGTGCTGCTGAGGTGCCGTGCGGAGAGCCTGCCCGGCATGGCCCACATGCTGGCGGGGCTGGGCCGGCCGTTCACCGTGCTGCGCCCCGCCGAGCTGA carries:
- a CDS encoding shikimate kinase, whose protein sequence is MAPAAVFVGPPGAGKTTVGQAVAALLGVGFADTDHLVEEKAGKPIPEIFIDDGEPEFRRLEREAIAGSLTSFGGVLALGGGAIMDEGTRDALRGHTVVYLSVELSDAVKRVGLGAGRPLLSVNPRATLKYLMDQRRPLYASVATHTVPTDGRAPEEIAAELAGLLEVAR
- a CDS encoding alpha/beta fold hydrolase, encoding MTTYVLVPGMWIGAWAWRDVTAALRARGHEVYPVTLTGVADRAHLLGPGTDLDLHTEDVVRLIEAEDLRDVVLVGHSYGGMPVSAAALRVRDRIRHIVYVDSGPLPEGTSQLSVSGGTAEGNAVPPRDWDAGADPVLLAGLGDAALDRLRRLSTPHPAASVRQPLGEHATSKDLPTTLIACTFPLEQVREMAAAGHPFFAELTEADVVGLPTGHWPMLSEPEALAGHLEQAG
- a CDS encoding helix-turn-helix transcriptional regulator, translating into MPHPASRVLAMLELLQAHRRMTGRDLAARLGVDERTVRRYAATLDDLGIPVTADRGRYGGYRLLPGFKLPPLMLTDEEAVAVVLGLVAAGRLGLTTGSPAAATAEAKITRVLPPALAERLAALRASLGLTLRAPRDPAADPGTDLLLALGAATRARQVIALTYRSGPRRVDPYGLVFHSGRWYLVAHDHHHGDVRSFRLDRIAAVEPAGESFEAPPDFDAVAHVTRQWAGLPWRWEVEVLLEAEIAEVRRRVPAAVAEITEDPRGVLLRCRAESLPGMAHMLAGLGRPFTVLRPAELRTAVAEHAARLADFARRGDLPGPRSGVRAEPVPPARP